From Mytilus galloprovincialis chromosome 9, xbMytGall1.hap1.1, whole genome shotgun sequence, the proteins below share one genomic window:
- the LOC143046432 gene encoding uncharacterized protein LOC143046432, whose product MSCSSSGVGRSATAKKLLEIVRVRARGRNVSIFCSGSDSYTSDNDRLTDSSGSDDETARSKGKQSYSKNKPIVVTKKYSESGSSSAYSYGSSDEDFEDEESSPQKNTKSVLSKKSQKTQAWEINGSSNNNNETRPKSAKFRNRSKDKSDSDSEITDVSPLNSPRSTPSRSQK is encoded by the exons ATGAGTTGTTCATCATCTGGTGTTGGGAGAAGTGCTACTGCCAAAAAATTACTTGAAATAGTGC GAGTCAGAGCCAGAGGAAGAAATGTGTCCATTTTTTGTTCTGGCTCTGACTCCTACACCAGTGACAATGACAGATTGACCGATTCAAGTGGTAGTGATGATGAGACTGCAAGGAGCAAGGGGAAACAAAGTTACAGTAAAAATAAACCGATAGTTGTCACAAAGAAATATTCAGAATCTGGAAGTTCTAGTGCATATTCTTATGGTTCATCAGATGAAGATTTTGAAGATGAGGAGAGTTCTCctcagaaaaatacaaaaagtgTTTTGTCAAAAAAGAGTCAGAAAACACAGGCTTGGGAAATTAATGGGTCATCAAATAACAATAATGAAACAAGACCGAAATCTGCAAAATTCAGGAATAGATCAAAAGATAAATCTGATTCAGACAGTGAAATAACGGATGTTTCACCATTAAATTCACCACGTTCAACACCTAGTAGGTCACAAAAATAA
- the LOC143044727 gene encoding SPRY domain-containing SOCS box protein 3-like — MDSNVDEKQQSNSPIQPDSLRIQYSTSDLDSPISSDEDSINLEMINVKSKGEAFCDCHKKGKEKECTCGEEDTCFDWTWDEESKSHASFIKEGDREVMFHIDYSGGTAAVRGNTKLHKDQYYWEIKMTTPVYGTDMMVGVCTTDIDLNKCRHVFCSMIGQDSDSWGLSYTGHLQHKKNKQSYSSKFGQGSIVGVHLDMWHGTLSFYKNRKPLGIAYTGLQGKILYPVVSSTAARSGMKIIRCCSFPTSLQFMCCQVLRKVIPSHLDVLTAVELPPGLKEFLKNNVQWLLQPFPSSAPGPLKSRKRTHSEEDADGPGPSKRIKYKLLDK; from the exons ataCTCAACAAGTGATCTTGATAGTCCCATATCTTCAGACGAAGACAGCATTAATCTTGAAATGATCAATGTAAAGTCAAAAGGAGAAGCATTCTGTGATTGTCACAAGAAAGGCAAAGAAAAAGAATGTACCTGTGGAGAAGAAGATACAT GTTTTGATTGGACATGGGATGAGGAGAGTAAGTCCCATGCTAGCTTTATAAAAGAAGGAGATAGAGAGGTTATGTTTCATATAGATTACAGTGGTGGCACAGCAGCTGTGCGGGGGAATACAAAGTTACATAAAGATCAGTATTATTGGgagatcaaaatgacaacacCTGTGTATGGTACAGATATG ATGGTTGGTGTATGTACAACAGATATAGATTTGAACAAGTGTCGACATGTATTCTGTAGTATGATTGGTCAGGACTCAGATTCTTGGGGACTATCTTACACTGGACACTTACAAcacaagaaaaataaacaatcataTTCCTCCAAGTTTGGTCAGGGTTCTATAGTGGGGGTACATTTAGATATGTGGCATGGAACATTGTCTTTCTACAAGAACAGAAAACCTTTAG gTATAGCCTACACAGGGTTGCAAGGGAAGATTCTTTATCCAGTGGTTTCATCAACGGCAGCTAGAAGTGGAATGAAAATAATTAGATGTTGTTCATTTCCAACCTCTTTGCAATTTATGTGTTGTCAAGTTTTGAGAAAAGTAATTCCGTCTCATTTAGATGTTTTAACTGCTGTAGAATTACCACCTGGACTTAAAGAATTTTTGAAGAACAATGTTCAATGGTTGTTACAACCATTCCCATCGTCAGCACCAGGGCCATTGAAATCCAGGAAAAGGACTCATTCTGAAGAGGATGCAGATGGACCTGGTCCTAGTAAaagaattaaatataaattgttaGACAAATAA